The following coding sequences lie in one Phragmites australis chromosome 8, lpPhrAust1.1, whole genome shotgun sequence genomic window:
- the LOC133926813 gene encoding ABC transporter G family member 4-like — translation MLHYPFQHSSPPSYPPLVLHFVTMATTITTTVTQPDNADAWPPSSSSPPPKKVMYELAARNIYYAKPVAAPRSLVQILKPCGAAPPSPDYILRNVSLTARAGEILAVVGPSGAGKSTLLDILAARTAPTHGRLLLNSAPLRSSSFRRLSAHVTQADIALTLLTVSETFAFAASLLHPSSASAASAAVMALLADLRLAHVAHTRVSPLRLSGGERRRVSIGLALLRNPEVLLLDEPTSGLDSSSAHVVVGCLRAIAVARGTTVVLSIHQPSARILSAVDSLLLLSRGTVLHHGSLASLDAALLSHGLVVPPQLNPLEFALEVLDQLPHPSPSTPEPKSTQELTTSSNHNKVVSATLSSTASPSSRLHEVAVLYKRAWKVVYRSKQLLLTNFLEAVLVGTLLGTIYIHSGYGEAGAHKRLGLFAFTLTFLLTSTTETLPTFVSERPIVLAETAAGLYRLSSHAVAATLVFLPYLLVVALLYSVCVYFLVGLCASPGAFAAFVLVVWAVVLTANSFVLFVSSFAPDFIAGMSLVSVSLAGFFLFSGYFLSRGSMPSYWVFMHYASPYKYALDALLANEYSCAANRCFGVGGGSDGECSKTGHDVLAEKGLTAEERWTGVQVLFGFFLLYRVLYWVVLSRKASRAKR, via the coding sequence ATGCTACATTACCCCTTTCAACACTCCTCACCTCCTTCATATCCCCCTTTGGTCCTTCACTTCGTCACAatggccaccaccatcaccaccaccgtTACCCAACCGGACAATGCCGACGCATGGCCGCCGTCTTCGTCGTCGCCACCACCCAAGAAGGTCATGTACGAGCTGGCCGCCCGGAACATCTACTACGCCAAGCCGGTGGCCGCGCCGAGGTCGCTCGTGCAGATCCTGAAGCCGTGCGGCGCGGCCCCGCCGTCGCCGGACTACATCCTCCGCAACGTGTCGCTCACGGCGCGGGCGGGGGAGATCCTGGCCGTCGTTGGCCCCAGCGGCGCTGGCAAGTCCACGCTGCTCGACATCCTCGCCGCGCGCACTGCGCCCACGCACGGCCGGCTGCTGCTCAACTCCGCGCCGCTCCGGTCCTCGTCCTTCCGCCGGCTCTCGGCGCACGTGACCCAGGCGGACATCGCGCTCACCCTGCTCACCGTCTCCGAGACCTTTGCGTTCGCGGCGTCGCTTCTGCACCCGTCGTCAGCGTCCGCAGCCTCGGCCGCGGTCATGGCGCTGCTCGCGGACCTCCGGCTGGCGCACGTGGCGCACACGCGGGTGTCCCCCTTGCGACTCTCCGGCGGCGAGAGGCGGCGCGTGTCCATCGGCCTCGCCCTACTCCGCAACCCCGAGGTGCTCCTCCTCGACGAGCCGACCTCTGGCCTTGACTCCTCCTCGGCGCACGTCGTCGTCGGCTGCCTCCGCGCCATCGCGGTTGCCCGCGGCACGACGGTGGTTCTCTCCATCCACCAGCCGAGTGCACGGATCCTCTCGGCAGTGgactccctcctcctcctctcccgtGGCACCGTCCTCCACCACGGCTCCCTCGCCTCCCTCGACGCCGCCCTCCTCTCCCACGGCCTCGTCGTCCCGCCGCAGCTCAACCCCCTCGAGTTCGCCCTCgaggtcctcgaccagctcccccacccctccccctccaccCCTGAGCCAAAGTCAACGCAAGAACTCACCACGTCGTCGAACCACAACAAGGTGGTCTCGGCGACGTTGTCGTCTACTGCTTCGCCGTCGTCGAGGCTGCATGAGGTGGCTGTGCTGTACAAGAGGGCGTGGAAGGTAGTGTACCGGAGCAAGCAGCTGCTGCTGACCAACTTCCTGGAGGCGGTGCTCGTGGGCACACTGCTGGGGACCATCTACATCCACTCAGGCTACGGTGAGGCCGGCGCGCACAAGCGGCTGGGCCTGTTCGCCTTCACGCTCACCTTCCTACTGACCTCCACCACCGAGACGCTGCCGACTTTCGTATCGGAACGGCCGATCGTGCTAGCGGAGACGGCGGCCGGGCTGTACCGGCTGTCGTCGCACGCGGTGGCGGCCACGTTGGTGTTCCTCCCCTACCTCCTCGTGGTGGCGCTGCTCTACTCCGTGTGTGTCTACTTCCTCGTCGGGCTCTGCGCATCGCCGGGCGCCTTCGCGGCGTTCGTGCTGGTGGTGTGGGCGGTGGTGCTGACGGCGAACTCGTTCGTGCTGTTCGTGAGCTCGTTCGCGCCGGACTTCATTGCGGGCATGTCCCTGGTGTCGGTGTCGCTGGCCgggttcttcctcttctccggcTACTTCCTGTCGCGCGGTAGCATGCCGTCGTACTGGGTGTTCATGCACTACGCGTCGCCGTACAAGTACGCGCTGGACGCGCTGCTGGCGAACGAGTACTCGTGCGCGGCGAACCGGTGCTTCGGGGTGGGCGGCGGCTCCGACGGCGAGTGCTCGAAGACGGGGCACGACGTGCTGGCGGAGAAGGGGCTCACGGCGGAGGAGCGGTGGACCGGCGTGCAGGTGCTGTtcggcttcttcctcctctaccgGGTGCTCTACTGGGTGGTGCTCAGCCGGAAAGCGTCCAGGGCCAAGAGGTGA